Part of the Terriglobia bacterium genome, CCGTGCCATCCGTGTTTCACAACTCGAGCGTGAGAATCGCGAGCGCATGGCAGGCTCACAGGTCCAGTGCTTTGAAGGCATGCTCGGCAACTGCCCGAAGATGCAGAGTGTGTTTGAGAACATCCGCAAGGTGGCTGCCGCAGATGTGCCTGTTCTGATCGCCGGTGAGAGCGGCACAGGGAAGGAACTGGCGGCGCGCGCGATCCACCGCCTGAGTGCGAGGAACAACGCGCCGTTCGTTACGATCAACTGCGGTGCCATACCCGAAAACCTTCTCGAAAGCGAGCTGTTCGGCCACGAGAAGGGTGCATTCACGGGCGCGCATATGCAGCGCGAAGGCCGGCTCGAGAGGGCGCATCAAGGCACGCTCTTTCTCGACGAGATCGGCGAACTCACTCCGGCTCTGCAGGTCAAGCTGCTACGGTTTCTCCAGGAACACGTCATTGAGCGCGTCGGCGGACGAAAAGGGATTACGGTTGATGCCCGCGTGATTTGCGCTACCAACGCGGACTTGCAAAAGGAGATGGCTGCGGGCCAATTTCGCGAAGATCTCTACTACCGAATCGGGGTCGTGATCATTTCCATGCCGCCGCTTCGAGAGCGCGACGGGGACATCACCCTGCTCGCAGAGGCCCTGCTCCAACGTCTGGCTGTGGAACACAACAAGCCACTAAGCTTCAGCAAGAGGGCCGTGGAAGCCATGGAGGTGTACCCGTGGCCCGGCAACGTGCGCGAGCTGGAAAACAAGCTGAAGCGCGCAGTCATCATGGCCGGCGGAAAACAGATTACGCAGCATGACCTGTCGCTCGTCGGACCCTACGCCGAACTCGAATGCATGGGGCTCAACAAGGCGCGCGAAGCGATCGAGCGCGACCTGATCGAGCGCGCCCTCGCCAGAAACCGCGGCAACCTCACCCGCTGCGCCGAAGAACTCCAGATCGCCCGCTCATCGCTTTATGAGCTGATAGAAAAGCTCGGCATCGCCCGCAAATAGCTGTTGAACCACAAAGACTCAGAGACTCCAAGTTTTAAAAACTCTTTGAGTCTTTGAGCCTTCGAGTCCTCGAGGTTCAGTTCTTCGATAATTCCAGGAGATCCATCCATGAGACCTGCCCTTAAGATCCTTGTTTTTCTGCTTGCAACAACCT contains:
- the prsR gene encoding PEP-CTERM-box response regulator transcription factor, whose amino-acid sequence is MEKPRVLITEDDEFVRNQMKWALSAQYEVSLAEDRPSALEILKREQPPAVTLDLGLPPSPGDTTEGFLALGEMLRIDPLLKVLVITGQGDQENALEAIGQGAYDFFCKPVDVEALKVVLGRAIRVSQLERENRERMAGSQVQCFEGMLGNCPKMQSVFENIRKVAAADVPVLIAGESGTGKELAARAIHRLSARNNAPFVTINCGAIPENLLESELFGHEKGAFTGAHMQREGRLERAHQGTLFLDEIGELTPALQVKLLRFLQEHVIERVGGRKGITVDARVICATNADLQKEMAAGQFREDLYYRIGVVIISMPPLRERDGDITLLAEALLQRLAVEHNKPLSFSKRAVEAMEVYPWPGNVRELENKLKRAVIMAGGKQITQHDLSLVGPYAELECMGLNKAREAIERDLIERALARNRGNLTRCAEELQIARSSLYELIEKLGIARK